The following are from one region of the Candidatus Acidulodesulfobacterium ferriphilum genome:
- a CDS encoding NADH-quinone oxidoreductase subunit L: protein MDAKFIITWLIPLFPFAGWFLWGLFGKYFKGYSGYIASSFVVISFILSSVLFFIVSYTHGFTTTLYPWIHAANFKAGVSAVIDRLSVVMLVMVTGVSALVHIYSIGYMKDDKGFARYFSFLNLFVFSMIMLVISNNLLLLYVFWEAVGFCSYILIGFWYEKKSASDAGKKAFIVNRVGDFGFAVGIFLLFVTTGTLNYETIFKMIPSIPSITVTIIALLLFAGAVGKSAQFPLHVWLPDAMEGPTPVSALIHAATMVTAGVYMIARFHVIFSYSQFASEVVLTIGTLTAFLAAFIALTQFDIKRIIAYSTISQLGYMFMAVGIGSYTAGIFHLISHAVFKGLLFLTAGSVMHGLAGELDLRKMGGLYSKMKTTAITFIVGGLALSGIPPFSGFFSKDAILADVYNKGFYFAWVIGEITALMTAFYIFRLIFTAFFGESNLDPKVHVHESPKIMTIPMIILASLALIIGFLGIPPFNNSVFYSFLHVDFKNSYNFAPFVNNTPWYILSLISVLVGLLGIFIAYLLYIKKAIDPEKIKNIFKPIYALSYNKVYIDEIYNAIIVKPTLSFSNFLWKVVDVLIIDGAVNGIASGFAFFGVKAKRIQNGMLMSYILTLTIGVAALLFYFFIR, encoded by the coding sequence ATGGACGCAAAATTTATAATTACATGGCTGATACCGTTATTTCCCTTTGCGGGCTGGTTTCTCTGGGGATTATTTGGAAAATATTTCAAGGGGTATTCCGGTTATATAGCAAGTTCTTTTGTAGTAATATCCTTTATTCTTTCTTCCGTTTTGTTTTTTATCGTTTCATATACGCATGGATTTACGACCACGCTTTATCCCTGGATTCATGCGGCAAACTTTAAGGCAGGGGTATCTGCGGTCATAGACAGGCTTTCCGTCGTGATGCTCGTTATGGTTACGGGGGTAAGCGCCCTCGTGCATATATATTCGATAGGATATATGAAGGATGACAAGGGTTTTGCGAGATATTTTTCGTTCTTAAATCTTTTTGTTTTCTCCATGATAATGCTCGTAATTTCCAATAACCTGTTGCTTTTATATGTATTCTGGGAAGCTGTCGGGTTTTGTTCGTATATCCTGATTGGGTTCTGGTACGAGAAGAAATCCGCTTCGGATGCGGGGAAAAAAGCCTTTATAGTTAATAGAGTGGGAGACTTCGGGTTTGCGGTCGGCATTTTTTTGTTATTTGTCACTACGGGAACCCTCAATTATGAAACTATATTCAAAATGATTCCGTCCATTCCGTCCATTACCGTTACGATTATCGCTTTGCTGCTATTCGCGGGAGCCGTTGGAAAATCGGCGCAATTCCCTCTGCATGTGTGGCTGCCGGATGCGATGGAGGGACCTACCCCGGTCAGCGCATTAATTCATGCGGCTACCATGGTTACCGCCGGCGTTTATATGATTGCAAGATTTCATGTAATCTTTTCATATTCGCAATTTGCATCCGAAGTTGTTTTAACGATTGGGACGCTTACCGCATTTTTGGCCGCATTTATAGCTTTGACGCAGTTCGATATTAAAAGGATTATAGCATATTCAACCATAAGCCAATTGGGATATATGTTCATGGCCGTGGGCATTGGTTCTTATACGGCAGGAATATTTCATCTTATCTCGCATGCGGTTTTTAAAGGGCTGCTATTTTTAACCGCGGGCAGTGTAATGCATGGACTTGCAGGCGAGTTAGACTTAAGAAAGATGGGCGGGCTATATTCAAAGATGAAAACTACCGCTATTACATTCATAGTCGGCGGCCTTGCCCTTTCCGGCATACCCCCTTTTTCCGGATTTTTTAGTAAAGACGCAATATTGGCGGATGTTTACAATAAGGGTTTCTATTTTGCATGGGTAATTGGAGAAATTACCGCTTTAATGACCGCTTTTTATATTTTTAGATTAATATTCACGGCTTTTTTTGGAGAATCTAATCTAGATCCAAAGGTGCATGTCCATGAATCTCCGAAAATTATGACGATTCCCATGATAATACTGGCATCGCTTGCCTTAATAATCGGGTTTCTGGGTATCCCCCCATTTAATAATTCCGTATTTTATAGTTTTTTACATGTTGATTTCAAAAACTCATATAACTTTGCCCCATTCGTCAACAATACTCCGTGGTACATTTTAAGCCTCATATCTGTTTTGGTAGGGCTTCTTGGAATATTTATAGCCTATCTTTTATATATCAAAAAGGCTATTGACCCTGAAAAGATTAAAAATATTTTTAAGCCTATATACGCATTGTCCTATAACAAGGTTTATATCGATGAGATATATAATGCAATAATTGTCAAGCCGACCCTGAGCTTTTCCAATTTTTTATGGAAGGTTGTAGATGTTTTAATTATTGACGGAGCTGTTAACGGTATTGCATCAGGTTTTGCATTTTTTGGGGTTAAAGCAAAAAGAATCCAAAACGGCATGTTAATGAGTTATATTTTAACTCTGACTATCGGGGTTGCCGCATTGCTTTTTTATTTTTTTATCAGGTGA
- the nuoK gene encoding NADH-quinone oxidoreductase subunit NuoK, translating to MSINGYLIVAGIIFCIGMLGVLMRKNLIVIFMSLELMFNAANLGFVAVSNYLNLIDGDIFVIFVMVVAAAEAAIALGIAVAFYREKGTVDIDKANELKL from the coding sequence ATGTCGATAAACGGTTATTTAATAGTTGCGGGAATAATTTTTTGCATCGGGATGCTCGGCGTTTTAATGCGCAAAAACTTAATAGTAATATTTATGAGTTTGGAGTTAATGTTTAATGCCGCCAATTTGGGATTCGTTGCCGTTTCAAACTACCTTAATCTTATAGACGGAGACATTTTCGTTATTTTTGTGATGGTCGTGGCCGCCGCCGAAGCCGCAATAGCCCTTGGCATTGCCGTTGCGTTTTACAGGGAAAAGGGAACGGTCGATATAGATAAGGCAAATGAATTAAAATTATAA
- a CDS encoding NADH-quinone oxidoreductase subunit J, translating to MEALFYIFSIIAVFSALMVISMKNPLTSALYLVLCFFALAGFYVLLDMQFLAAMQILVYAGAIMVLVVLVIMLLNLSKIKKIKMDLHQIFIAGVIFIILLAEITIYIINGYPKKPTGIYTHALINKIGNTQILGEFLFTKYIFPFEVASVLLLVAIIGAYLFAKKKS from the coding sequence TTGGAAGCGCTTTTTTATATTTTTTCAATTATAGCTGTTTTTTCGGCGTTAATGGTCATATCGATGAAAAACCCTTTAACTTCCGCCTTATATTTAGTGCTTTGCTTTTTTGCTCTTGCCGGTTTTTATGTCCTGTTAGATATGCAGTTTCTTGCGGCCATGCAAATCCTTGTTTATGCCGGGGCTATTATGGTATTGGTTGTATTGGTTATCATGCTGCTCAATCTTTCAAAAATAAAAAAAATTAAAATGGATTTGCACCAGATATTCATAGCGGGGGTAATTTTTATAATTTTATTGGCGGAAATAACCATTTATATTATTAACGGTTACCCAAAAAAACCGACGGGTATTTATACGCATGCTTTAATTAATAAAATTGGGAATACGCAGATATTAGGCGAATTTTTATTTACAAAGTATATATTTCCGTTCGAAGTTGCATCTGTTCTTTTATTGGTCGCCATAATCGGCGCCTATCTATTTGCCAAAAAGAAATCTTAA
- a CDS encoding NADH-quinone oxidoreductase subunit I, with amino-acid sequence MDTKKQENSIIEISKNLLVGLKTTIKTFFNKPVTFQYPRERLEIAERFRAFPKLNVNKDGSLRCVACFLCQTVCPSEAIKIKSGYVDYGDNHELTERQKHNHSLDKLAHNTFNDGRRHPSSFDIDLLRCICCGYCEEICPEEAISMGSNYEVAFYTRDEGIYGVEKLIESR; translated from the coding sequence ATGGATACTAAGAAACAGGAAAATTCTATTATAGAAATTTCTAAAAATTTATTGGTGGGGTTAAAGACTACGATAAAGACCTTTTTTAATAAACCCGTAACCTTTCAATACCCGAGAGAAAGGCTTGAAATAGCCGAAAGATTCAGAGCCTTTCCCAAACTTAATGTAAATAAAGACGGGTCGTTAAGGTGCGTTGCATGTTTTTTATGCCAGACCGTATGTCCGTCGGAGGCCATTAAAATAAAATCAGGATATGTAGATTACGGCGACAATCACGAACTTACGGAGAGGCAAAAGCATAATCATAGCTTAGACAAGCTTGCGCATAATACATTTAATGACGGAAGAAGGCATCCGTCGTCTTTTGATATCGATTTATTAAGATGTATCTGCTGCGGCTATTGCGAAGAGATTTGCCCTGAAGAAGCAATAAGCATGGGAAGTAATTATGAAGTAGCTTTTTATACGCGGGACGAAGGAATTTACGGGGTAGAAAAGTTAATAGAATCCAGATAA
- the nuoH gene encoding NADH-quinone oxidoreductase subunit NuoH translates to MIFWLIAEIIKILIVFAGLLAAAAYLTLLERKVAAKIQNRMGPMEAGFHGLLQPIADGIKLFFKEDIIPADADKILFLLAPIIVVIPALTTFAVIPFGAPVKILGHTVPLQITDVNIGILFILALSSLGIYGVVLGGWASNSKYSLLGGIRTAAQMISYEIPLVLSIIGVIMIAGDLSLSRIVSEQSHIWFIVYQPVGFIIYLIASTAEMNRVPFDLGEAEGELVAGFHTEYSSMEFAFYFIGEYAQIVVNSAIIVTLFLGGWQGPFLPSVLWFLIKLFFVVLIYLWLRWTYPRLRYDELMDFGWKFLLPLALANIIVTGFIMILINK, encoded by the coding sequence ATGATATTTTGGCTTATAGCAGAGATTATAAAAATATTAATCGTTTTCGCGGGTTTGCTTGCGGCGGCGGCTTATCTGACACTTTTAGAGCGTAAGGTGGCGGCGAAAATCCAAAACAGAATGGGTCCTATGGAAGCGGGATTTCATGGGTTATTGCAGCCGATAGCGGATGGAATAAAACTTTTTTTTAAGGAGGATATTATACCCGCGGATGCCGATAAGATTTTGTTTCTTTTGGCCCCTATAATAGTGGTTATTCCTGCGCTGACTACATTCGCGGTTATACCGTTCGGCGCGCCTGTTAAGATTCTGGGGCATACCGTTCCGCTTCAGATTACGGATGTAAATATCGGAATACTTTTTATTTTAGCATTGTCATCGCTCGGGATTTACGGAGTGGTTTTGGGGGGTTGGGCTTCCAACAGCAAATATTCATTGCTTGGAGGAATACGTACGGCGGCTCAAATGATCAGCTATGAAATTCCCCTTGTCCTTTCTATTATTGGAGTAATAATGATCGCGGGGGATTTGAGTTTATCCAGAATAGTTTCCGAGCAGTCGCATATCTGGTTTATAGTTTATCAGCCTGTAGGCTTTATAATTTATTTGATTGCTTCCACGGCTGAAATGAATAGAGTTCCTTTCGATTTAGGAGAGGCGGAGGGAGAGCTTGTCGCCGGGTTTCACACGGAATATTCAAGTATGGAGTTTGCGTTCTATTTTATCGGCGAGTATGCCCAAATAGTAGTTAATAGCGCGATAATAGTTACTTTGTTTTTAGGAGGATGGCAGGGTCCTTTCCTTCCTTCGGTTTTATGGTTTTTAATAAAGCTTTTTTTTGTCGTACTTATTTATTTATGGTTAAGATGGACATATCCAAGGTTAAGGTATGACGAACTCATGGATTTTGGATGGAAGTTTTTATTGCCGCTGGCATTGGCTAACATTATAGTTACCGGTTTTATAATGATATTAATAAACAAATAA
- a CDS encoding 2Fe-2S iron-sulfur cluster binding domain-containing protein produces MDIEITINGKKIMTKSGITVLEAAAQNGIKIPTLCYLKRLRPIGSCRICVVEVKGVKNPLPSCVAKVKEGYEILTDTEKLWKVRKEVMSHLLLDHPLDCPVCDKSGECSLQDLSFEFGITTQKNEKIFPDRTHIFKSDIIEYHATRCVLCSRCIRVCTDMYGNPFYQIKDKGYNGYIGLKQDDKLEMGAIPSENCGFMEIKPEVNYLDCYYCGNCIEVCPVGALISKPSKFKERYWQVSPFSSVCDKCSAACRIEYYRYDKEESLVRTASLFGGYLCRSGFFYEGIGKSDGYYIQAPIIKKKSMPKETGIEDAINEFVLRIKNISGKNGMENTAVLVSPGISTNDGFVISNFVKYILKPAYFDIAEPEFYRENFNKFKTVFKNEENFEIKAVQNSDVILYIGSIEDEIPYVSYNIMKTHREHGGKLLLVNIKKQVNPVLTRFEDIAHIRKDIELSEIHYFLNSLRLNLYDYGFKKDDEMDSQLNRVSKNILKSNSISIIIGDFPMSAYNMGKDFLAIKEMVEFLRDEQKIVYVYPLMKPFNYRGLESAGVNPSNLLGFNSIYSGFDAGKIKNLIYIGDPISNYITKELTKYITDLEFLAVFSSKASILSTMADVVIPVYDFLESKDAFYENFEGKKIHLDNEFDLGVYRSDILDFLTLISNKLGYSFNYIKNELSEFVKSLKLENATYYNKIKTKSKFYYNDKTKLYY; encoded by the coding sequence ATGGATATCGAAATTACGATAAACGGCAAAAAAATAATGACTAAATCAGGTATTACCGTTCTTGAGGCCGCCGCCCAAAACGGTATAAAAATACCAACGCTTTGCTATCTTAAGAGGCTAAGACCTATCGGCTCATGCAGAATTTGCGTGGTTGAGGTTAAAGGAGTTAAAAATCCTCTTCCGTCTTGCGTCGCAAAAGTAAAAGAAGGGTATGAAATTTTAACCGATACCGAAAAACTATGGAAAGTGAGAAAAGAAGTAATGTCGCATCTTCTATTGGATCATCCTCTTGATTGTCCCGTTTGCGATAAATCCGGCGAATGCAGTTTACAGGATTTATCTTTTGAATTTGGCATCACAACCCAGAAAAATGAAAAGATTTTTCCTGATAGAACGCATATATTTAAAAGCGATATTATCGAATATCATGCTACGAGGTGCGTGCTGTGCTCAAGGTGTATTAGGGTATGCACAGATATGTACGGGAATCCGTTTTATCAAATCAAAGACAAAGGGTATAACGGTTACATCGGTTTAAAACAAGACGATAAATTGGAAATGGGCGCAATTCCATCCGAGAACTGCGGGTTTATGGAAATTAAGCCGGAGGTAAATTATTTAGATTGCTATTATTGCGGGAATTGTATCGAAGTCTGTCCCGTCGGCGCATTAATTTCAAAACCTTCGAAGTTTAAAGAAAGGTACTGGCAGGTGTCGCCCTTTTCATCCGTCTGCGATAAATGTTCCGCCGCATGCAGGATTGAGTATTACAGGTATGATAAAGAAGAATCTTTGGTCAGAACTGCTTCTTTATTCGGCGGATATTTGTGCCGCTCCGGATTTTTTTACGAGGGTATCGGAAAATCGGACGGCTATTATATTCAAGCCCCCATTATTAAAAAGAAATCTATGCCGAAAGAAACAGGCATTGAAGATGCAATAAATGAGTTTGTTTTAAGAATTAAAAATATTTCCGGAAAAAACGGCATGGAAAATACCGCAGTTTTAGTATCCCCGGGTATTTCCACAAATGATGGGTTCGTAATTTCTAATTTTGTGAAATATATTTTAAAACCCGCCTATTTCGATATAGCCGAACCGGAATTTTATAGGGAGAACTTTAATAAATTTAAAACCGTTTTTAAAAACGAAGAAAACTTCGAGATTAAAGCCGTACAAAATTCCGATGTAATATTGTATATCGGCTCTATAGAGGATGAAATTCCGTATGTTTCATATAACATTATGAAAACACACAGGGAACATGGAGGAAAACTTTTACTTGTAAATATTAAAAAACAAGTAAATCCTGTTTTAACAAGATTTGAGGATATTGCACATATAAGGAAGGATATAGAGTTATCTGAAATACACTATTTCTTAAATAGTCTAAGATTAAATCTTTACGATTACGGCTTTAAAAAAGATGATGAAATGGACAGTCAGCTAAACAGGGTATCCAAAAATATTCTTAAGTCAAATTCTATTTCCATTATAATCGGCGACTTTCCAATGTCGGCTTATAATATGGGTAAAGATTTTCTTGCTATTAAAGAAATGGTCGAATTTTTGAGGGATGAACAAAAAATAGTATATGTTTATCCTCTTATGAAGCCTTTTAATTATAGAGGACTTGAAAGCGCGGGGGTAAACCCCTCTAATCTTTTAGGTTTTAATTCTATATATTCGGGATTTGATGCGGGGAAAATAAAAAATCTCATTTATATAGGCGACCCTATAAGTAATTACATAACTAAAGAATTGACTAAATATATAACGGATTTAGAGTTTTTAGCCGTTTTTTCTTCTAAGGCGAGCATATTATCTACTATGGCGGATGTCGTTATACCGGTGTACGATTTTCTTGAATCAAAAGATGCGTTCTATGAAAATTTTGAGGGTAAAAAGATACATTTGGATAATGAATTTGATTTGGGCGTATATAGAAGCGATATTTTAGATTTTTTAACCTTAATCTCAAACAAATTAGGATATTCGTTTAATTATATAAAGAATGAATTGTCCGAGTTCGTTAAATCGTTAAAGTTAGAGAATGCAACATATTACAATAAGATTAAAACTAAAAGTAAATTTTATTATAACGATAAAACTAAGTTATATTATTAA
- a CDS encoding dihydropyrimidine dehydrogenase subunit A: MKIIDKIGSKLDISFFKRTGHAEISSILNWNGIALLDDKDNKVDLARCYMNELQKISCGVCTPCMIGTSVASDILEHICNGRAILEDLDRLRNQCEWILSSSKCTVGTMGPLAVTELIDNFREDFENAIINKEIIPKGDYITKITAPCINGCPSKLDIPNWIERVRDGRFEDALESARRNTPLAGILGRTCFHPCQDNCRRANVDEPIQICLIRRFAADNEFYSDIKPKFAIKDNGIKIAIVGSGPAGLSCAYYLRLMGYKPVIFEALPVLGGMMNVGIPKYRLPKEFLDKEIDYILSTGIDYKLNQRLGTDFTIRDLFGQDFKAVFLAVGAHKGQNIGLPGEQDNLKGFYEGVKFLRDVSLGNKIETCRKVIIEGGGNVAIDCCRTAIRLGFEEVIVVYRRAREQMPAAPYEIDTAIKEGVKFEFLTNPVSIIQENGAVKGVKCIKMKLGDPDESGRRSPVEVPGSDFDIECDSFIMAVGQVPDFDFLKDTPQIKTGKGKIIIADEFTHMTDMPGVFAGGDAFTGPISIVDSNRDGKNAARRIDQYIRTGSFEATDDCLFEYLLEKIGVYDKKEIIDYTDFPKGNPAAKQVEEDVEMRISNFMEVDKGLTSDDVIYEATRCMRCYFLMLVKFK, encoded by the coding sequence ATGAAGATTATAGATAAAATTGGTTCAAAATTAGATATTTCATTCTTTAAAAGAACGGGCCACGCCGAAATATCCTCCATACTTAATTGGAACGGCATAGCTTTGCTTGACGACAAGGACAATAAAGTTGATCTGGCAAGATGCTATATGAACGAACTTCAAAAGATTTCTTGCGGCGTTTGTACCCCGTGCATGATTGGAACTTCGGTTGCTTCCGATATTCTCGAACATATATGTAACGGTCGTGCTATTTTAGAAGATTTGGATAGATTAAGGAATCAATGCGAATGGATTTTATCGTCTTCTAAGTGCACCGTGGGAACCATGGGACCGTTAGCCGTTACCGAACTAATAGATAATTTCAGGGAAGATTTCGAAAACGCAATAATAAATAAAGAAATTATACCGAAAGGGGATTATATAACTAAGATAACCGCCCCTTGCATTAACGGCTGTCCATCCAAACTCGATATTCCAAACTGGATAGAAAGGGTCAGGGACGGCAGATTTGAAGACGCGCTCGAATCCGCGAGAAGAAATACCCCGTTAGCAGGGATTTTGGGAAGAACCTGCTTTCATCCGTGCCAAGACAATTGCCGCAGGGCTAATGTCGATGAGCCCATTCAGATATGTTTAATAAGACGATTCGCCGCCGATAACGAATTTTATTCCGATATCAAACCGAAATTCGCAATCAAAGACAACGGGATTAAAATAGCAATCGTCGGTTCAGGTCCCGCCGGTTTAAGCTGTGCGTACTATTTGCGCTTAATGGGCTATAAGCCCGTGATATTTGAAGCGCTGCCCGTTTTGGGGGGAATGATGAATGTCGGCATCCCGAAATACAGGTTGCCGAAAGAATTCTTAGATAAAGAAATTGATTATATCCTTTCTACCGGAATCGATTATAAATTAAATCAAAGACTTGGAACCGATTTTACGATAAGGGATCTTTTTGGGCAAGATTTTAAAGCCGTTTTCCTTGCGGTCGGCGCACATAAGGGACAAAATATAGGGTTGCCAGGAGAGCAGGACAACCTTAAGGGTTTTTATGAAGGGGTTAAATTTTTAAGGGATGTCTCCCTTGGGAATAAAATCGAAACCTGCAGGAAGGTTATCATAGAAGGGGGCGGCAATGTAGCTATAGATTGCTGCCGGACAGCAATCAGGTTAGGGTTCGAAGAAGTTATCGTTGTATATAGAAGAGCGAGAGAGCAGATGCCTGCAGCTCCTTACGAAATCGATACTGCCATTAAAGAAGGCGTTAAATTTGAATTTTTGACTAACCCCGTGAGTATTATCCAAGAAAACGGGGCGGTTAAAGGCGTAAAGTGCATAAAAATGAAACTCGGAGATCCCGATGAAAGTGGCAGAAGAAGCCCCGTGGAAGTTCCTGGTTCCGATTTTGACATAGAATGTGATTCGTTTATTATGGCGGTCGGGCAGGTTCCGGATTTTGATTTTTTGAAAGATACGCCGCAGATTAAAACAGGTAAAGGCAAAATAATAATAGCGGACGAGTTTACGCATATGACCGATATGCCTGGAGTATTCGCCGGCGGCGACGCATTTACGGGACCCATCAGCATAGTCGATTCAAATCGCGACGGTAAAAATGCCGCAAGAAGGATAGATCAATATATAAGAACGGGCTCATTTGAAGCAACGGACGATTGCCTTTTTGAATATCTGTTAGAAAAGATTGGTGTTTATGACAAAAAAGAGATAATAGATTATACCGATTTTCCGAAAGGAAATCCTGCAGCTAAACAGGTGGAAGAAGATGTTGAGATGCGCATAAGTAATTTTATGGAAGTTGACAAGGGTTTAACCAGCGATGATGTTATTTATGAAGCCACAAGGTGTATGAGGTGTTATTTTCTTATGCTTGTAAAGTTTAAATAA